Proteins encoded by one window of Tissierella sp.:
- a CDS encoding acetyltransferase, which translates to MEDIILIGGGGHCKSIIDTIKDLNKFNIIGILDVSKKVGTYINGIKIIGTDEMLGKYFDEGIRAAHITLGSIGDPKHRKRLWKYASHIGFKFPQIVDKNAILGSNVDIGEGVFIGKGCIINIDSQIGNHSIINSGVIIEHDCRIGSFCHIAPGAALSGGVIIGDNTHIGTNATVIQNVNIGMNTLIGAGSVVVNNIGPNMKAYGNPCKEVI; encoded by the coding sequence ATGGAAGATATTATCTTAATAGGTGGCGGTGGCCATTGTAAGAGTATTATAGACACCATAAAAGATTTAAATAAATTTAATATTATAGGAATTCTCGATGTAAGTAAAAAAGTAGGAACTTATATTAATGGGATAAAGATAATCGGAACTGATGAAATGCTTGGGAAATATTTTGATGAAGGAATTAGAGCTGCTCATATTACTTTAGGCAGTATAGGAGATCCAAAGCATAGAAAAAGATTATGGAAATATGCCTCGCACATTGGATTTAAGTTTCCACAAATAGTAGATAAAAATGCAATTTTAGGAAGTAATGTAGATATTGGAGAAGGCGTATTTATAGGCAAAGGGTGTATAATCAACATTGACTCTCAAATAGGGAATCATTCAATAATAAACTCAGGTGTTATAATTGAACATGACTGCCGTATAGGTAGTTTTTGTCATATAGCTCCAGGGGCAGCTTTGAGTGGTGGAGTTATAATTGGTGATAATACACACATAGGAACCAATGCAACAGTAATTCAAAATGTTAATATCGGAATGAATACTTTAATTGGAGCTGGTAGCGTTGTTGTAAATAATATAGGCCCTAATATGAAGGCTTACGGGAATCCTTGCAAGGAGGTTATCTAA
- a CDS encoding NAD-dependent 4,6-dehydratase LegB, with product MKNILVTGADGFIGSHLTEELIREGHKVRAFAYYNSFNSWGWLDTLPKEILNEIDVFTGDIRDPNGVKESMKGIDEVYHLAALIAIPFSYHSPDSYVDTNIKGTLNVLQAARDLETSRILVTSTSEVYGTAQYVPIDENHPFQGQSPYSATKIGADRIAESFYRSFDMPITIVRPFNTYGPRQSARAVIPTIITQLLAGKEELKLGSLTPTRDFNYVKDTVQGFIEIARSKNTIGEEINIATQEEISIGQLAQEMINQINPNARIICEEERLRPEKSEVNRLLGSNEKIKRLTSWEPKYSLEQGLIETIEWIKSNLDKYKIDIYNL from the coding sequence ATGAAAAATATATTAGTAACAGGAGCAGATGGATTTATAGGAAGCCACTTAACAGAAGAGTTAATAAGAGAAGGACATAAAGTTAGAGCCTTTGCATACTATAACTCCTTTAACTCATGGGGATGGCTTGATACGCTACCTAAAGAGATATTAAATGAAATAGATGTATTTACAGGGGACATTAGAGATCCAAATGGAGTTAAGGAATCTATGAAAGGAATAGACGAAGTCTATCATTTAGCAGCTTTAATTGCAATACCATTTAGCTATCATTCACCAGACTCCTATGTAGACACAAACATAAAAGGTACACTAAATGTACTCCAAGCTGCAAGGGATTTAGAGACTAGTAGAATATTAGTTACTTCAACATCAGAAGTATATGGCACAGCACAGTATGTCCCTATAGATGAAAACCACCCATTTCAAGGACAATCTCCTTATTCAGCAACAAAAATCGGTGCTGACAGAATAGCTGAGTCCTTTTATAGAAGCTTTGATATGCCTATTACAATAGTTAGACCGTTTAATACTTATGGTCCAAGGCAATCGGCTAGGGCGGTTATACCTACAATAATCACGCAGTTATTGGCAGGGAAGGAAGAATTAAAATTAGGGTCATTAACTCCTACAAGGGATTTTAATTATGTTAAAGATACAGTACAAGGTTTTATTGAAATAGCTAGGTCTAAGAATACAATAGGGGAAGAAATAAATATAGCTACACAAGAAGAAATATCAATAGGTCAACTTGCACAAGAGATGATTAATCAAATTAACCCTAATGCAAGAATAATATGTGAAGAAGAGAGATTGAGACCTGAGAAATCAGAGGTGAATAGATTACTTGGCTCCAATGAAAAAATTAAAAGATTAACAAGCTGGGAACCAAAGTATAGTTTAGAGCAAGGATTGATAGAAACAATAGAATGGATAAAAAGCAATTTAGATAAATACAAAATTGATATTTATAACCTATAG
- a CDS encoding ATP-grasp domain-containing protein — translation MVGKTKIAIIGGSSGDILVSTCKKLGYYSILICGDETNRGYGAADENYLIDLVEKEKIVNIIKHNADCLLLGTGHALAHDIAKSVYDLGIVTSINPYKAEYGKNKILTYDFIRKIGFKTPDYFIINDLEQLNRIDMSLPCVVKSEDDSVKTAKALTKEHLYQLVDENLLNGSRAIVESFIDGVEYTIPIVSDGETYVPLTDALKMRDISKIAVAKLRNFTSLDEKYDRFELLDKNLINNIAYITTEITKKMELVGVPRYDLIVDSKKNIYILEVNEVSVSRNGEGHYPWEEVGIDYAKEMIQNTVKLLKNRHKE, via the coding sequence ATGGTTGGAAAAACTAAAATTGCTATTATTGGTGGTTCAAGCGGAGATATATTAGTAAGTACATGTAAGAAATTAGGATATTACTCAATTCTTATATGTGGAGATGAAACTAATCGCGGGTATGGTGCAGCAGACGAGAATTATTTAATAGATTTAGTAGAAAAAGAGAAGATAGTAAATATTATTAAACATAACGCAGATTGTTTACTACTGGGGACTGGGCATGCCTTAGCTCATGATATTGCTAAGTCAGTATATGATTTAGGTATAGTCACATCAATAAACCCGTATAAGGCAGAATATGGGAAAAATAAAATATTAACATATGATTTTATTAGAAAAATTGGATTTAAGACTCCAGACTATTTTATAATTAATGACTTAGAACAATTGAATAGAATAGATATGTCTTTACCATGTGTAGTAAAATCTGAAGATGATTCTGTTAAAACTGCAAAAGCACTTACTAAGGAGCACCTATATCAACTTGTAGATGAAAATTTATTGAATGGTAGCAGAGCTATAGTAGAGTCATTTATTGACGGAGTAGAGTATACAATACCTATAGTATCGGATGGAGAAACATACGTACCACTTACTGACGCTTTGAAAATGAGAGATATAAGTAAAATAGCTGTAGCAAAACTAAGAAATTTCACTAGTTTAGATGAAAAATATGATAGATTTGAACTTTTAGATAAGAATTTAATAAATAATATTGCATACATAACAACAGAAATAACTAAAAAGATGGAGTTAGTAGGTGTTCCTAGATATGATCTAATTGTAGATAGCAAGAAAAACATCTATATATTAGAAGTAAATGAAGTTTCAGTGTCTAGAAATGGTGAAGGACATTACCCATGGGAAGAAGTTGGAATAGACTATGCAAAAGAAATGATACAAAATACTGTAAAACTTCTTAAGAATAGGCATAAGGAATGA
- a CDS encoding aldolase/citrate lyase family protein produces MLDLMLITNDFDTVLEAEQAGIDRIFIDLERNGKLERQGHLDTHIGNHSIKDVGRIKSTVVKSKVLVRINPYYEKTQEEVDECINQGADIIMLPMFTSKEEVEKFINCVNGRARTCLLLETSQAMVRIDDILEVNGIDEIHIGLNDLHLCLGVDFMFEVLSGGIVEYIASKVKLKNIKFGFGGIAKIGEGDIPAELIIAEHYRLGSKMVILSRTFRNEINNTDKEKNFKLIEEINKIREYELLMSTWTDKEFNKNKKLVKEKVQKVADKYTSKKNS; encoded by the coding sequence ATGCTTGATTTAATGCTAATAACTAATGATTTTGATACAGTCCTAGAAGCAGAGCAGGCGGGGATTGATAGAATTTTTATTGATCTTGAAAGAAATGGGAAATTGGAACGACAAGGTCATCTAGATACTCATATAGGAAATCATAGCATCAAAGATGTAGGGAGAATAAAAAGCACAGTAGTTAAAAGTAAGGTTTTAGTAAGAATAAACCCTTATTATGAGAAGACACAAGAAGAAGTTGATGAATGTATAAATCAAGGTGCAGATATTATCATGTTGCCTATGTTTACAAGTAAAGAAGAAGTAGAAAAATTTATTAATTGTGTAAATGGTAGAGCAAGAACATGTTTGTTACTTGAAACTTCTCAAGCAATGGTTAGAATTGATGACATATTGGAAGTGAATGGTATAGATGAAATTCACATTGGTTTAAATGATTTACATTTATGCCTAGGTGTTGATTTTATGTTTGAAGTTTTATCAGGTGGAATAGTTGAATATATTGCTTCAAAAGTTAAATTAAAAAATATTAAGTTTGGATTTGGGGGTATAGCTAAGATAGGGGAAGGAGATATTCCAGCTGAGCTTATAATAGCAGAGCATTATAGATTAGGATCAAAGATGGTGATTTTATCTAGAACTTTCAGAAATGAGATTAATAATACGGATAAAGAGAAGAATTTTAAGTTAATTGAAGAAATTAATAAAATACGAGAATATGAACTACTGATGAGTACTTGGACTGATAAGGAATTTAATAAAAACAAAAAATTAGTTAAGGAGAAGGTGCAAAAGGTTGCAGACAAATACACAAGTAAAAAAAACAGTTAA
- a CDS encoding nucleotidyltransferase family protein, producing MNVQDLFINENLPIKDALKKLDETAKKILLVVENNKLIGVLTDGDIRRWILKNGNLNEPVSLIMIKTPKYIFEEDMINAKEVLKEYSIEAVPVLNKEREVIDIIFWNDKINKKSKFNKMNNQVVIMAGGKGTRLDPYTKVLPKPLIPIGDIPIVERIINRFNEYGCNDFFMAVNYKKNMIKAYFNEIEKMYSIEYIEEDKPLGTAGSLYLLRDKIKDTFFLSNCDILIEGNYSDMLKYHKEHKAKITLITSLKHYTIPYGVIQINGDSDVKKMIEKPEYDFLVNTGMYILEPEVLNDIPENTFYHITDIINEYIDKGEKIGIYPVSEGSWLDMGQLKEMDIMIERLGL from the coding sequence TTGAATGTACAAGATTTATTCATAAATGAAAACTTGCCGATTAAAGATGCATTAAAAAAACTGGATGAGACAGCAAAGAAGATATTGTTAGTAGTTGAAAATAATAAACTTATAGGCGTGCTTACTGATGGCGATATTAGAAGATGGATATTAAAAAATGGGAATCTAAATGAGCCTGTTAGTTTGATTATGATAAAAACACCAAAATATATATTTGAAGAAGATATGATAAATGCAAAGGAAGTTCTAAAAGAATATAGCATAGAAGCTGTACCAGTTTTAAATAAAGAAAGAGAAGTAATAGATATAATCTTTTGGAATGATAAAATTAATAAGAAATCCAAATTTAATAAGATGAATAATCAAGTGGTAATAATGGCAGGAGGAAAAGGAACTAGGCTTGATCCTTATACGAAAGTACTACCCAAACCCCTTATACCAATAGGAGATATTCCAATAGTAGAAAGAATTATAAATAGATTTAATGAATATGGTTGTAATGATTTTTTCATGGCAGTAAATTATAAGAAAAACATGATAAAGGCATACTTTAATGAGATAGAAAAGATGTATTCTATAGAGTATATTGAAGAAGATAAACCATTAGGTACAGCAGGAAGTTTATATTTATTAAGAGATAAAATAAAAGATACTTTTTTCCTTAGTAACTGTGATATCTTAATTGAAGGAAACTATTCTGATATGCTGAAGTATCATAAAGAACATAAAGCAAAAATAACTTTAATTACTTCGCTTAAACATTATACAATCCCCTATGGAGTCATTCAAATAAATGGTGATAGTGATGTTAAGAAAATGATAGAAAAGCCAGAGTATGACTTCTTAGTAAATACTGGAATGTATATATTAGAACCAGAAGTACTAAACGATATACCAGAGAATACATTCTACCATATTACAGATATAATCAACGAGTATATAGACAAAGGTGAAAAGATAGGAATATACCCGGTTAGTGAGGGTTCATGGCTAGATATGGGGCAGTTAAAAGAAATGGATATAATGATTGAAAGGTTAGGTCTATAG
- a CDS encoding NHL repeat-containing protein: MVEPEIKIIGNQINEKDKYILPYSIKVGNGYFFVIDRLTSKLYKYDLFGEGGELPLYDNGKKINLLFPYDLLIYNDLVYIADGGNYRIIVFDFDGNYRFEFGKNCYGESMFGNGGIFNGDGRSSNPQSLFIDNDNNINAVDCFEKCIKVFDSEGIYLRKYSLSGMISYGVCDVDEEGNIYVSDTQDNKIRCFNKRLELVWEIGREGSNNGEFKIPWRILIHDNLLYVGDIYNHRIQIFTKDGLYVDQFGKYGLGEDGFNYIFGFDFDKKGKLYLTDTWNHRLKIYNRGLVLDKVIGSYQENIVLRPAAIIFSKDEKLFYVADYLNHSIAIFESNGEFIKRIGRLGTKNGEFNYPNDIFIDSNELLYISDSKNKRVQILTSEGEYLNQIPKNGEVEIIPSSVAVYGDRIFVADISNSKIHEFDKKTLSYKGIIADRGDAIGEVKSDYKTSFIRLNIWKDNLILADSSNNRVQKYDLIENQFDEVLSIHNNNIVRAKIVRDDFMLVVNRGNHKVEIVDINTHRIIKTIGNNLGNDINSMIAPWDADYSISNNLLVILDSLNNRIKLIKNVL; encoded by the coding sequence ATGGTAGAACCAGAAATTAAAATTATAGGTAATCAAATAAATGAAAAAGATAAATATATTTTACCTTACAGCATAAAGGTAGGCAATGGCTATTTTTTTGTTATAGATAGGTTGACATCTAAATTATATAAATATGATTTGTTTGGAGAGGGTGGAGAACTACCTCTATATGATAATGGAAAAAAAATAAACTTACTATTTCCATATGATTTATTGATATATAATGATTTAGTTTATATAGCTGATGGGGGAAACTATAGAATAATCGTATTTGATTTTGATGGTAATTATAGATTTGAATTCGGTAAAAATTGCTATGGTGAATCTATGTTTGGCAATGGCGGAATTTTTAATGGTGATGGTAGAAGTAGTAATCCTCAAAGCTTATTTATAGATAATGATAATAATATTAATGCAGTTGATTGTTTTGAAAAATGCATCAAGGTTTTTGATTCTGAGGGGATCTATTTAAGAAAATATAGTCTTTCGGGAATGATTTCATATGGAGTATGTGATGTAGATGAAGAAGGAAACATATATGTATCTGATACACAAGATAATAAAATTAGATGTTTTAACAAAAGATTAGAGTTAGTATGGGAAATAGGAAGAGAAGGAAGTAATAATGGTGAATTTAAAATTCCATGGAGGATTTTAATACATGATAATTTATTATATGTTGGTGATATATATAATCATAGGATACAAATATTTACAAAGGATGGACTATATGTAGACCAATTTGGGAAATATGGATTGGGTGAAGATGGGTTTAATTATATATTTGGATTTGATTTTGATAAAAAGGGAAAGTTGTATTTAACAGATACTTGGAATCATAGGCTGAAGATTTATAATAGGGGCTTAGTTTTAGATAAGGTGATAGGAAGCTATCAAGAAAACATAGTATTAAGACCAGCTGCAATTATCTTCAGTAAGGATGAAAAACTATTTTATGTTGCTGACTATTTAAATCATAGTATTGCAATTTTTGAAAGTAATGGAGAATTTATTAAAAGGATAGGCAGATTAGGAACGAAGAATGGTGAGTTTAATTATCCTAATGACATATTTATTGATTCAAATGAACTTTTATATATATCTGATAGTAAGAATAAAAGAGTCCAAATATTAACTTCAGAAGGTGAGTACTTAAATCAAATACCTAAAAATGGTGAAGTTGAAATTATACCTTCTAGTGTAGCAGTATATGGTGATAGGATATTTGTTGCCGATATTAGTAACTCTAAGATACATGAGTTTGATAAAAAGACTCTCTCATATAAAGGAATAATTGCTGATAGAGGCGATGCTATAGGGGAAGTAAAATCTGATTATAAGACTTCATTTATAAGACTAAATATTTGGAAAGATAATTTAATATTAGCAGATTCGTCAAATAATAGGGTACAAAAGTATGATTTAATAGAGAATCAATTTGATGAAGTATTATCAATACATAACAATAACATAGTACGAGCTAAGATAGTTAGAGACGACTTCATGCTTGTTGTGAATCGAGGGAATCATAAAGTAGAAATTGTTGACATAAATACGCATAGAATCATAAAAACAATAGGAAATAATTTAGGTAATGATATAAATAGTATGATAGCACCTTGGGATGCAGACTATAGTATTTCAAACAATTTACTTGTTATTTTAGATAGTTTAAATAATAGAATAAAACTGATAAAAAATGTATTATAG
- the neuB gene encoding N-acetylneuraminate synthase, whose translation MDRVFIIAEAGVNHNGSIELAKKLIDKASEAGADAVKFQSFKAEKLVTKDARKAEYQEETTGNKENQFMMIKKLELDYEKHQELMNHCKKMNIMFLSSPFDLESIDLLDKLGLEIFKIPSGEIINLPYLRKIGELKKKVILSTGMATLGEIESALEILKDSGTNDIIILHCNTEYPTPMEDVNLKAMNTIRDAFKVSVGYSDHTLGIEVPIAAVALGATVIEKHFTLDKNMEGPDHRASLEPDELKTMVDFIRNIEKALGAGIKKPSNSEKKNKDIARKSIVAQRKIKKGETFSENNLAIKRPGDGISPMKWDEIIGKISNRDYREDELIEI comes from the coding sequence ATGGACAGGGTATTTATTATAGCAGAAGCAGGGGTAAATCACAATGGAAGTATAGAACTTGCAAAGAAACTAATAGATAAAGCTAGTGAAGCAGGAGCAGATGCTGTTAAATTTCAAAGTTTTAAGGCTGAAAAATTAGTCACTAAAGATGCAAGAAAAGCTGAATATCAAGAAGAGACTACTGGTAACAAAGAGAATCAATTTATGATGATAAAAAAACTTGAATTAGATTATGAGAAGCATCAAGAATTAATGAACCATTGTAAAAAAATGAATATTATGTTTTTATCATCCCCATTTGATTTAGAAAGTATAGATTTATTAGACAAACTAGGATTAGAAATATTTAAAATTCCATCAGGTGAGATAATCAATTTACCATATTTAAGGAAGATAGGAGAACTTAAAAAAAAGGTAATATTATCAACAGGAATGGCAACACTTGGAGAAATTGAATCAGCCTTAGAGATACTAAAAGATAGTGGGACAAATGATATTATTATTCTGCATTGCAATACTGAGTATCCAACACCAATGGAAGATGTAAACTTAAAAGCCATGAATACCATAAGAGATGCCTTTAAAGTAAGTGTAGGATATTCAGACCACACTCTAGGAATAGAAGTTCCAATAGCAGCAGTTGCTTTAGGTGCCACAGTGATTGAAAAACATTTTACTTTAGATAAAAATATGGAAGGACCAGATCATAGAGCAAGTCTTGAACCAGATGAGTTAAAGACTATGGTAGATTTTATTAGAAATATTGAAAAGGCTTTAGGTGCTGGAATAAAGAAACCTTCTAATTCTGAAAAGAAAAACAAAGATATTGCAAGAAAGAGTATAGTTGCCCAAAGAAAAATAAAAAAAGGTGAAACTTTTTCTGAAAACAACCTAGCTATTAAAAGACCAGGTGATGGAATATCACCTATGAAATGGGACGAAATAATAGGTAAGATATCCAATAGAGACTATAGAGAAGACGAGTTGATAGAGATATGA
- a CDS encoding sugar transferase — protein MQTNTQVKKTVKKSFYRNHGKRTLDLLLTIPAVILLIPVFVLVGLIIKLDSSGTILYKQKRVGKNSKEFYIYKFRTMVSNADRIGPTSTKSGDNRITKVGKILRKTSIDELPQLFNVLIGNMSIVGPRPDVPGDMEIFPKEHIEKRLMTAPGITGLSQVNGRSHITLDRRMHYDEKYVDNQSLRMDISIIITTFSQIIKKEGVN, from the coding sequence TTGCAGACAAATACACAAGTAAAAAAAACAGTTAAAAAAAGTTTTTATAGAAACCATGGGAAACGAACTCTAGATTTACTATTAACTATTCCAGCAGTGATATTATTAATTCCAGTATTTGTTTTAGTCGGATTGATTATTAAATTAGATTCTTCTGGGACTATATTATACAAGCAAAAACGAGTAGGAAAAAACAGCAAGGAATTTTATATTTATAAGTTTAGGACGATGGTTTCAAATGCTGATAGAATAGGACCTACAAGCACGAAATCTGGAGATAATCGGATAACAAAAGTTGGCAAAATTTTGAGAAAAACAAGTATTGATGAGCTACCGCAGTTATTCAATGTTTTGATTGGAAATATGAGTATAGTGGGGCCTAGGCCTGATGTACCTGGAGATATGGAAATTTTTCCTAAAGAACATATAGAGAAGAGATTAATGACTGCTCCTGGAATTACAGGCCTATCACAAGTAAATGGAAGAAGTCATATCACTCTAGATAGAAGGATGCATTATGATGAAAAATATGTTGATAATCAAAGCTTGAGGATGGATATATCAATTATAATAACTACATTTAGCCAAATAATTAAAAAAGAAGGTGTAAATTAA
- a CDS encoding LegC family aminotransferase has translation MSQRFIPLSVPNLKGKELEYVTKAVDTEWVSTGGGYINEFENDISEYIGVDQAVACQSGTAGLHLALKLSGVGYGDEVIVPTLTFIAAVNPVRYLGAEPIFMDCDDTLNMDLDKLEEFCAKECNLVNDKLINKKTGKIIKSLVIVHIFGNMVNMERVMEIAEKYKLKVVEDATEALGTYSTEGKYKGKFAGTIGDFGVYSFNGNKIITTGGGGMLVANDNILADKAKYLSTQSKDDELYYIHDEIGYNYRMTNLQAALGVAQLEQLEDFIEVKIKNYNLYKQEINKIEGLSIVGFNKNTRSNHWFYSLLIDKEKYGFSRDELLNILSERKIQTRPIWGLIHEQKPYINNQSYKIEKSKCYIERILNLPCSTNLTEEDVRFVCKTLKELKG, from the coding sequence ATGTCTCAAAGGTTTATTCCTCTTTCCGTACCAAATTTAAAAGGCAAGGAACTAGAATATGTAACCAAAGCTGTAGATACTGAATGGGTGTCTACTGGTGGTGGGTATATAAATGAATTTGAAAATGATATATCGGAGTATATAGGAGTTGACCAGGCTGTTGCTTGTCAATCAGGTACAGCAGGACTACACCTTGCACTAAAACTTTCTGGTGTTGGATATGGCGATGAAGTGATAGTACCTACTCTTACATTTATTGCAGCAGTTAATCCAGTCAGGTACCTTGGAGCAGAGCCAATATTTATGGATTGTGATGATACCTTAAATATGGATTTAGATAAGCTTGAAGAATTTTGTGCAAAAGAATGTAATTTAGTAAATGATAAACTAATTAACAAGAAAACAGGAAAAATTATTAAATCCTTAGTTATAGTCCACATATTTGGGAACATGGTAAATATGGAAAGAGTCATGGAGATAGCTGAAAAATACAAGTTAAAGGTAGTTGAAGATGCAACTGAAGCTCTAGGGACATACTCTACAGAAGGTAAGTACAAAGGTAAGTTTGCAGGAACCATAGGTGATTTTGGAGTATATTCATTCAATGGAAATAAGATAATAACTACTGGTGGTGGCGGTATGCTTGTAGCTAATGATAATATATTAGCTGATAAAGCAAAATACTTATCTACTCAATCAAAAGACGATGAATTATATTATATTCATGATGAAATAGGATACAACTACAGAATGACAAATTTACAAGCAGCTTTAGGAGTTGCACAGCTAGAGCAGTTAGAAGATTTTATTGAAGTAAAGATAAAAAACTATAATTTATACAAACAAGAAATTAATAAAATTGAAGGGTTATCAATTGTCGGATTTAATAAAAATACAAGATCAAATCATTGGTTTTATTCGCTATTAATAGACAAAGAAAAATATGGATTTAGTAGGGACGAATTACTAAATATATTAAGTGAGAGAAAGATTCAAACAAGACCAATATGGGGATTAATTCATGAGCAGAAACCCTATATAAACAACCAATCATATAAAATAGAAAAATCAAAATGTTATATAGAAAGAATACTAAATCTTCCATGTAGTACAAATCTTACTGAGGAAGATGTAAGGTTTGTATGCAAGACACTGAAAGAATTAAAAGGATAA